Genomic DNA from Ilyobacter polytropus DSM 2926:
AAGGTCTCTCATCTCCTGAACACTCAATATTTTCATTTTTTAACCTCCTGATATTTTGGATTTATTTTTATTATATTATACATCGGGACCTGATTCTTTTTTTAAATTTTTTAGATGAGTGTTTTTTTATAAATTACTGACTTTATTTGAACCTGTTACTTTTCTCTTGAAAGAAAAGTAACCAAAAGTTCAAGAATTTTCAAATGTCTAGGAAGTAGATATTTCTTTTATCGCCTTTGTAAGCTACAGTCCTCGGTTCCCTGCGGAACTTATTCTGTAGGACGGCTTAGTGCAGGTTCTTTCCTGTATAAGCCCTGCGACTTGAAATTCAAAAAATATAAAATCGTATGATCTATCTATAAGAAATAAGCGCAAAGGTTTACCAAGGTTTATTCACACAAAAGTTTTTTTTAAGTTTTTGGCCATTGATAAAATAAGCGTTAAGAATGACTGAGAGAAATCTCTAGAAAAAATCGACTGTCTGAGCGTAGCGAGTTTCGAGTTTTTCTTGGATTTTCAAGGTTATTTAGCTGATTTTTCACAGGCTTGAACTTTTGGTTACTTTTCTTTCAAGAGAAAAGTAACGAATCCCGATAAATTCAATAATTCAAACTAACTAAAATTATAAAATAAGCTAAATTTTCAATTAATCACAATAAAAAATGAAACTTATTTGTACCAGGTGAAGAAATCTGTTAGAATTCAGATATATATTGCTGAAGAAGGGGGATAAAAGATGTTTAAACTCCATTCAAACTATAAACCAACAGGAGATCAGCCTGAAGCTATAAAAAAAATATCTGAAAATATAAAGGAGAATGTAAAGGACCAAGTGCTTTTGGGGGTAACAGGATCTGGAAAAACCTTTACCGTGGCAAATATAATAAAAGATACTGGAAGACCTGCAATTATAATGGCTCCTAATAAAACCCTGGCAGCTCAGCTTTACTCAGAATATAAATCTTTTTTTCCGGAAAATGCTGTGGAATATTTTGTCTCGTACTATGATTATTATCAGCCTGAGGCATATATTCCATCTACAGATACCTTTATAGAAAAAGATTCATCAATAAACGATGAGATAGATAAGTTGAGGAATGCCGCCACTGCAGCACTTATAAACAGAAGAGACGTAATAATCGTGGCATCTGTATCTGCTATATATGGTTTAGGATCTCCAGAGACCTATAAAAAGATGACCATTCCAATTGATCTTAAGACAGGAATAGAAAGGAAAAAGTTTCTTGAAAAACTTGTTTCCCTGAGATACGAAAGAAATGACATAGCCTTTGAAAGGGGAAAGTTTAGGATAAAAGGGGATGTAGTAGACATATATCCTTCATACATGGAAACAGGCTACAGACTTGAATTCTGGGGGGATGACCTCGAGAGCATATCTGAAATAAACACCCTTACTGGGAAAAAAGTAAGAAGCGGACTTGAAAGAATCAGTATAATGCCTGCCACACATTATGTTACAGAGGAAAATGAAATAGAAAGAATAATCGAAGATATAAAAGAAGACCTCAAAATTCAGATAAAGAAATTTGAGAGTGAAGGAAAACTTCTTGAAGCTCAGAGAATAAAACAAAGGACAGAATATGATCTAGAGATGATTAGAGAAGTGGGATACTGTAAGGGTATAGAAAATTATTCTAGATACCTGGCAGGAAAAGAACCTGGGGAATCCCCGCATACACTCTTAGAGTATTTTCCAAAGGATTTTCTGATATTTATAGATGAGTCTCATATAGCTGTTCCACAGATAAGGGGAATGTACAAGGGAGACCGTTCTAGGAAAGAAACTTTAGTTGCCAACGGGTTCCGACTTCCATCTGCGTTAGATAATAGGCCCCTTAGATTTGAAGAATTTCGTGAGATAGCAAATCAGACTGTCTTTGTATCTGCAACTCCAGGAGACTATGAGATGGATGTAAGCAAAGGACAGGTGGCAGAGCAGCTGGTTAGACCTACAGGTATACTCGAGCCCCTTATAGATGTGAGGCCGACTGCCAATCAGGTAGACGACCTTTTAGAAGAGGTGAGAATAAGGTCAGAAAAAAAACAAAGGGTTTTGGTTACCACTCTCACCAAAAAAATGGCGGAGGAGCTTACAGAATATTACATAGGATTCGGAGTAAAGGCAAAATACATGCATTCAGATATAGACACACTGGAAAGAATAGAAATTATACGAGGACTGAGACGTGGAGAGTTTGATGTCCTTGTGGGAATAAATCTATTGAGAGAGGGTCTAGACATCCCAGAGGTCTCTCTTGTGGCGGTGCTAGAAGCAGACAAAGAAGGCTTCCTTAGAAGCAGAAGATCCTTAATACAGACCATGGGAAGGGCAGCAAGAAATATAGAGGGAAAAGTTATACTTTATGGAGATGTCATGACCGGTTCTATGAAAGAAGCTATAGAGGAAACAAAAAGAAGAAGAAAAGTACAGAAAGAATACAACAAAACATATAATATAGATCCTAAGACAGTTATAAGAGAGATATCTGAAGAAGTTTTAAATTTTGACTATGGAGTGGATATAGACAGTTATGAAAAAGAAAAAGTAAAAAGAGTATTTACTTCTAAAAAGGATATAGAAAAAGAGATTGGAAAATTAAAGAAAGAGATTAAAATCTTGTCAGAAGAACTGGATTTTGAAAAAGCGATCATAAAAAGAGATGAGATGATCAAATTACAGGAACTTTTACTGGAACTATAAAATTCTAGAGAGAGGTGAGATTATGATATGGGAAAAATCCTGTGGAGGAATAATATTTTTTTCAGAAAATGGTAAAGATAAATTTTTGGTGATAAAACAACTGAGTGGTTATTACGGATTTCCAAAGGGGCATATAGAAGATAATGAGACGGAGGAAGAGACTGCTCTAAGGGAGGTATATGAAGAGGTAGGTTTGAAAGCAGTGATAATAGAGGGATTCAGAGAAACTCTAGACTATCAGATAAATAAGAATATAATGAAGGAAGCTGTTTTTTTTCTTATGAAAAGTGACGAAAAAAATGTTATCCTAGATAAGAATGAAGTATTGGAATATGCGTGGCTAGATTATAAAGAAGCCTGGCAGAAGATAACCTTTGAAGAGGAAAAAGAAGCTTTTTTACGAGCCTATGAATATCTGAAAGAGGTGAAAAATGGAAGATAGGATATATACAGTTTCCCAGTTTAATAAGATGGTCAAAGATTATCTAGAAGATAACAATAATCTGAAAAACTTTTTTTTAAAGGGTGAAATTTCAGGGGTTAATTATTATAAAAGCGGCCATCTTTATTTTAGTCTGAAAGATAAAAACTGTCAGGTAAGATGTACTGCCTTTGGCTATAGATATAAAAAAATACCTGAGGATCTAAAAGAGGGAGACAGTGTAAAAATATTCGGAGATGCCACACTCTATGAGGCCAGAGGTGATTTTCAGATTATGGTACGTCACCTAGAGAAAGAGAATAAAATGGGTGCTCTCTATGAAGAGTTGGAAAAGGTTAAAAAAGAACTTTCTGAAAAAGGGTATTTTGACCGGGATAAAAAAAGGCCCATGCCATCACTGCCTCAGACAATAGGAGTTATAACCTCAGGAACAGGTGCCGCAGTGAGAGATATAATAAATACAGCAAGACTCAGATATCCAAATATAAATATATATGTATATCCTGCAAAAGTACAAGGACTAGGTGCGGCAAAAGAGGTCATAAGAGGAATAGAGGCTTTGAATAAAATAGAGGAGATCGATTTGATAATAGCCGGAAGAGGTGGAGGAAGTATAGAGGATTTATGGACATTTAATGAAAAAGATGTGGCTCTGGCGTATTTTAATTCTAAAAAGCCCATCGTCTCAGCAGTGGGGCATGAAATAGACGTATTACTTACAGATTTTACTGCTGATCTAAGATCTTCTACACCTACCCATGCTTCAGAAATGGTAGTTCCTGAAAAGAAAAAACTTCAGGAAAGTATTGAAAATCGTGAAAAATACCTGAAAAGTTATCTGAGAAAATATATTCACAAAAAAAAGGATGAGATCAGCAATAGAAGGAATTCCTTTGTTATAAAAAATTTCCAGAGATTAGTTCAGGAAAAAAATATGGAAGTTTTAGACAAAGAGCGGGAGTTTATAAAAAGTTATGAAAGATATATTTTGAAAAAAAGACAGGAGATGGAGATGAAAGTGGAAAAACTAAAGGCTCTAAATCCTGATAATATACTCAAAAGGGGATATAGTATAACCAGCTCTAATGGAAAAGTAATAAAAAATGCCCATGATATAGAACCTGGGGAAATACTGGAAACTATTTTTCATATAGGGAAATCAACTAGTGTAGTAAAGGAGATAGATGTTGATGAAAAAGGCATTATTTAGTCTTATTTTTATTTTTACAGGGATATTTTCCTATTCAATGGAAAAATCAGAGCTTATAAATGAAGGTATTTATCAAATTCAGATGGGAAATTACTGGAGAGGAAAAGAGTATCTCGAAGATTATCTGACCTTAGAAGAGGATATAGAGGCTTATCTTTATCTTATAGAAGCAGATAAAAAACTAGGAAATTTAAACCGGGCAGACAGCGTAGCTTCAACAGCTTCGAAAAAATATCCAGAAGATACAAGACCTTTATATGAGAGAGTCTTGATAAGAAAACTCATGGCAGATAATGAGAAAACAGGGTGGAAAAAAAATAAATATAATAAAGAATATTATGAGATGTTTGAAAAGTACCTGGCCAAAACAAAATATACAGACAGCGACAAAATATTCCAGCTTGGGAGTATATACTTTAAAAATAATTTATATGAAAAGGCCAATAATATTTTTGTAAAAGAAAAGAACCACGATGAGAGAAATATCTTTGGTGCAGCGACAACATATAGATTTTTGGGAGAGTATAGAAAAGCGGCTCTTTTATACGGTAAGATACTTCAGGTAAATCCGGATTTTTATGAGGCCTACCTTGGAAGAGGGGTATCCTATCAGCTGCTAGGTGATTATGGAAGAGCTGCAAAGGATTTTGAAATATGTCTCGAATATAAAAAAAATATAAACATTTATGTAGGGCTGGCAAACATGTATATTAATATGGAGAGATATAACAGTGCAAAAGAAATCTTGGAAAAAGCACAAAAGGATTATCCAGGTTCTCAGAATATAAAACGCCTTCTTATAGAGGTGTATTCTAAAATCGAGAGATAGGTGATTGGATGGAATGGTATAGACTCAGGGTGGCAGGAGTAAAGGATTCTCTTATAAGAAAATTCATGAAAAATTTTGATAACTATGAAGATATACTGAAATTGGACGGATCACAATTAGAGAGATACTACAATCTTAATTCAGAAGAGGTAAAACTCATCATGGGCTCTTGTAATCTGGATTCTGAGCTAGAAAAAGAAATGGATATACTGGAAAAAAACAAAATAAAAATTATGAGCCTACATGACAGCAGATATCCTATTTTTCTGAAAAATATAGCATCACCTCCTGTGTTTCTTTATGTAAAGGGAAAGGGAGAGTTTTGTGATAAGAATATAGGGGTTGTAGGGACTAGAAAAATGACTGCCTATGGACAGACGGCCTGTGAACGTATAACAATGGATCTAGTAGATGCAGGTGTAACTACAGTAAGCGGACTGGCTTTAGGGATAGACGGTGTCTGTCACAGGAAGACCTTGGAAAAAAACGGGAACAGTATAGCTGTAGTAGGCAACGGCCTGGATATAGTATACCCCCAGGAAAACAGCAAAATATGGGAAAGAATGGAAAGAGAGGGTACGATAATAAGTGAATTTCCTTTGGGGACAAGGCCCAATCACTATAATTTTCCCATGAGAAACAGAATAATAGCAGGTCTGAGCAAGGGAGTGGTGGTAGTAGAGAGTATGGCTAAAGGTGGCAGCCTTATCACAGCTGGACTTGCTTTGGAAGAGGGAAGGGACGTATTTGCAGTTCCTGGGGATGTTTTTTCACCTTCTTCAGAAGGATGCAACGATCTTATAAAAAAAAGTGAAGCAAAATTAATAGTATCGGGCATGGACATCTTAAAAGAATACGGATGGGACAGGGGAAAAGAAAGTATTTCCCAAAATGCCGGTGTAAATCTTAAAGGAAAAGAAAAAATTGTTTTTAATATTTTAAAAAAGGAAATGAACCTTGATGAACTTATAATGTCTACAGGCATAAGGGCTGGAGAACTGTTAGCAGTTCTTATGGAGCTTGAATTAAAGGGCCTTATATGCGGAGCTCCAGGGGGGAAATACAGACGAAAAGTCGTCTAACCTTGATTTTTTAAGACTTTTCGAATATAATTAAAATCAACATACCACAAAATATTCAGATAGGAGTGGAGACATTGGCGAAAAAAAATCTAGTTATTGTTGAGTCGCCTGCCAAGGCAAAGACCATAGAAAAAATACTGGGAAAGAATTATGAGGTAACCGCCTCGTTCGGACATATAAGAGATCTGCCTAAAAGTAAAATAGGCGTTGATATAGAAAATAATTTTGAGCCTTCTTATTCTACAATAAAGGGTAAAGGCGAGATCACAAAAGCTCTGAGAGCCCTTGCAAAGAAATCAAACAAAATCTATCTAGCATCCGATCCGGATAGAGAGGGAGAAGCCATAGCCTGGCATATCGCACATATTTTAAAGTTGGATGAGGGTGAATCAAACAGAATAGAGTTTAATGAGATAACTAAAACAGCCATAAAAGATGCAGTTAAAAACCCTAGGAAAATAGATATAGACAGGGTAAATGCACAGCAGGCCAGAAGAATATTAGACAGACTTGTGGGATATAAGATAAGTCCCCTTCTTTGGAAGATAATATCATCAAATACAAGTGCAGGAAGGGTTCAGTCAGTTGCACTGAAGCTTATTTGTGACCTTGAAGACAGCATAAAAAAGTTTGTACCAGAAGTATACTGGGAAGTATCCGGTGACTTTACCGGGGGAATAAACCTTAATCTCAATAAAATAGATAATAAAAAAGTCGATAAAATAAAAGACGAAGAGATAATAAAACAACTTAAAAAAGAGATTCCAGGTAAATCCTTTGAGGTGACAAGTGCCAAAATATCAGACAGAAGTAAGAAACCACCTCTTCCGCTTAAAACCAGTACACTTCAGCAGTTAGCCTCATCTTACTTGGGATTTTCAGCATCGAAGACAATGAGGGTAGCTCAGACTTTATACGAAGGACTGAATATAGACGGAAACCAAAAGGGTCTTATAACATATATGAGAACAGACTCCACAAGAATTTCAGATGAAGCCAAAGAGAGTGCCAAGGTCTTTATCGAAGAAAAGTACGGGAAAGAGTATGTGGGGAATTACACAGAGAAAAAAGGAAAAGGTAAGATACAGGATGCCCACGAGGCAGTAAGACCTACAGATGTACTTCTAGAACCTTTGAAGATAGAAAAACATCTGAATACAGACCAATTTAAACTTTACAGACTTATATGGGAAAGATTTATAATTTCTCAGCTGGCTCCGGTGAAGTTTAAGCAGTTTGAGCTTCTGACTAATTATGATAAGTACCAGTTTAGAGGTGTGGCAAATAAGATAATTTTTGACGGTTATTATAAGGTATTTAAAGGTGAAGATGCCATAGAGTCGGTAAAATTCCCGTCTATAAAGCAAGGAGACGCCCTTGTTCTTGAAAAATTAGGAGTAAAAGAGGGAATCACAAAGGCTCCTGCAAGATTGACAGAATCCTCTCTGGTAAAAAAACTTGAATCTGAGGGAATCGGAAGACCTTCTACTTATGCATCTATAATAGAAACTCTTAAAAAAAGGGAATATGTGGTGAGTGAAGGAAAAAGCTTTGTACCTACATCATTAGGCTACGAGGTAAAGGAAAATCTTCAGGAAAATTTCCCTCATATACTTAATGTAAAATTTACAGCTGGGATGGAAGAAAAACTCGACCGTATAGAAGAAGGAGAGCTTGACTGGAAAGAGACTTTAAAGGAGTTTTATGATGACCTTTCAAAATATCTCACAGTTTTTGAAAAAAAAGTGGAAGAGATGGAAAATAGGATCATTGTTTCAGATGTTCTTTGTCCATGCGGTAAGGGTAAAATGCTCATGAAAAGCGGGAGATTCGGAAGATACCTTAAATGTGAAGATGAAGAGTGTAAAGAAAAGTTTTCCCTAAAGGGAATAGATATACCTAAGGAGCAAATAGAAAAAGGCGAGATAATAGTAAATGAGATAGTTCAGGAAAGAGAAAAGCTAAAAAGGGGAAAACCTACTGATGTCTATACAGACAAGGGAGCCAATTTATTCCTAAAGGCAGGAAGATTCGGAAGTTATCTAGAAAGTGAAAACTTTGCAGAGGATGAGATCAGGACACCGTTACCTTCTGAAGTGA
This window encodes:
- the uvrB gene encoding excinuclease ABC subunit UvrB, whose translation is MFKLHSNYKPTGDQPEAIKKISENIKENVKDQVLLGVTGSGKTFTVANIIKDTGRPAIIMAPNKTLAAQLYSEYKSFFPENAVEYFVSYYDYYQPEAYIPSTDTFIEKDSSINDEIDKLRNAATAALINRRDVIIVASVSAIYGLGSPETYKKMTIPIDLKTGIERKKFLEKLVSLRYERNDIAFERGKFRIKGDVVDIYPSYMETGYRLEFWGDDLESISEINTLTGKKVRSGLERISIMPATHYVTEENEIERIIEDIKEDLKIQIKKFESEGKLLEAQRIKQRTEYDLEMIREVGYCKGIENYSRYLAGKEPGESPHTLLEYFPKDFLIFIDESHIAVPQIRGMYKGDRSRKETLVANGFRLPSALDNRPLRFEEFREIANQTVFVSATPGDYEMDVSKGQVAEQLVRPTGILEPLIDVRPTANQVDDLLEEVRIRSEKKQRVLVTTLTKKMAEELTEYYIGFGVKAKYMHSDIDTLERIEIIRGLRRGEFDVLVGINLLREGLDIPEVSLVAVLEADKEGFLRSRRSLIQTMGRAARNIEGKVILYGDVMTGSMKEAIEETKRRRKVQKEYNKTYNIDPKTVIREISEEVLNFDYGVDIDSYEKEKVKRVFTSKKDIEKEIGKLKKEIKILSEELDFEKAIIKRDEMIKLQELLLEL
- a CDS encoding bis(5'-nucleosyl)-tetraphosphatase, coding for MIWEKSCGGIIFFSENGKDKFLVIKQLSGYYGFPKGHIEDNETEEETALREVYEEVGLKAVIIEGFRETLDYQINKNIMKEAVFFLMKSDEKNVILDKNEVLEYAWLDYKEAWQKITFEEEKEAFLRAYEYLKEVKNGR
- the xseA gene encoding exodeoxyribonuclease VII large subunit; its protein translation is MEDRIYTVSQFNKMVKDYLEDNNNLKNFFLKGEISGVNYYKSGHLYFSLKDKNCQVRCTAFGYRYKKIPEDLKEGDSVKIFGDATLYEARGDFQIMVRHLEKENKMGALYEELEKVKKELSEKGYFDRDKKRPMPSLPQTIGVITSGTGAAVRDIINTARLRYPNINIYVYPAKVQGLGAAKEVIRGIEALNKIEEIDLIIAGRGGGSIEDLWTFNEKDVALAYFNSKKPIVSAVGHEIDVLLTDFTADLRSSTPTHASEMVVPEKKKLQESIENREKYLKSYLRKYIHKKKDEISNRRNSFVIKNFQRLVQEKNMEVLDKEREFIKSYERYILKKRQEMEMKVEKLKALNPDNILKRGYSITSSNGKVIKNAHDIEPGEILETIFHIGKSTSVVKEIDVDEKGII
- a CDS encoding tetratricopeptide repeat protein, translated to MKKALFSLIFIFTGIFSYSMEKSELINEGIYQIQMGNYWRGKEYLEDYLTLEEDIEAYLYLIEADKKLGNLNRADSVASTASKKYPEDTRPLYERVLIRKLMADNEKTGWKKNKYNKEYYEMFEKYLAKTKYTDSDKIFQLGSIYFKNNLYEKANNIFVKEKNHDERNIFGAATTYRFLGEYRKAALLYGKILQVNPDFYEAYLGRGVSYQLLGDYGRAAKDFEICLEYKKNINIYVGLANMYINMERYNSAKEILEKAQKDYPGSQNIKRLLIEVYSKIER
- the dprA gene encoding DNA-processing protein DprA, yielding MEWYRLRVAGVKDSLIRKFMKNFDNYEDILKLDGSQLERYYNLNSEEVKLIMGSCNLDSELEKEMDILEKNKIKIMSLHDSRYPIFLKNIASPPVFLYVKGKGEFCDKNIGVVGTRKMTAYGQTACERITMDLVDAGVTTVSGLALGIDGVCHRKTLEKNGNSIAVVGNGLDIVYPQENSKIWERMEREGTIISEFPLGTRPNHYNFPMRNRIIAGLSKGVVVVESMAKGGSLITAGLALEEGRDVFAVPGDVFSPSSEGCNDLIKKSEAKLIVSGMDILKEYGWDRGKESISQNAGVNLKGKEKIVFNILKKEMNLDELIMSTGIRAGELLAVLMELELKGLICGAPGGKYRRKVV
- the topA gene encoding type I DNA topoisomerase, with the translated sequence MAKKNLVIVESPAKAKTIEKILGKNYEVTASFGHIRDLPKSKIGVDIENNFEPSYSTIKGKGEITKALRALAKKSNKIYLASDPDREGEAIAWHIAHILKLDEGESNRIEFNEITKTAIKDAVKNPRKIDIDRVNAQQARRILDRLVGYKISPLLWKIISSNTSAGRVQSVALKLICDLEDSIKKFVPEVYWEVSGDFTGGINLNLNKIDNKKVDKIKDEEIIKQLKKEIPGKSFEVTSAKISDRSKKPPLPLKTSTLQQLASSYLGFSASKTMRVAQTLYEGLNIDGNQKGLITYMRTDSTRISDEAKESAKVFIEEKYGKEYVGNYTEKKGKGKIQDAHEAVRPTDVLLEPLKIEKHLNTDQFKLYRLIWERFIISQLAPVKFKQFELLTNYDKYQFRGVANKIIFDGYYKVFKGEDAIESVKFPSIKQGDALVLEKLGVKEGITKAPARLTESSLVKKLESEGIGRPSTYASIIETLKKREYVVSEGKSFVPTSLGYEVKENLQENFPHILNVKFTAGMEEKLDRIEEGELDWKETLKEFYDDLSKYLTVFEKKVEEMENRIIVSDVLCPCGKGKMLMKSGRFGRYLKCEDEECKEKFSLKGIDIPKEQIEKGEIIVNEIVQEREKLKRGKPTDVYTDKGANLFLKAGRFGSYLESENFAEDEIRTPLPSEVRKMLAENRVIEKDGVVQLNSILKKIEEEEAELIRKAGPCEKCGSPFEVKRGRWGKFLACTGYPECKNIRKLPNDKKKEANKKK